TCTGGTTGGACAGCGCCTTGATCGGGGTGGTGTAGAAGCACTTGCGGCCCTCGGCGAGCGCGAGGTGGACGGCGAACTCGCCGACCACGGTCTTGCCCGCACCGGTCGGGGCGCACACCAGCACGCCGTGGCCGTCCTCCAGTGCCCGGCACCCGCGGATCTGGAAGTCGTCGAACCCGAAGGCGGCCTCGTCGGCGAACCGGGTCAGCTGGGGGTACTGGGCGCGGCGCTTCGAAGCCTGGTAGGCCTCGGCCGGCGACACGGAAGGGCGAGGGGCCACCTCATCAGGGTGTCACATCCCGTGTCCGCGGTGCATGCGGTGGGTGTCACCCCAGCACGGTCAGCGCGGCGGGCACGCAACGCGCGGTGACGGCGCGGCTGTGGAGCATCTCGCCGTCGGCGCACAGCGGCCAGCCGCTGGCCTCGATGCGCACTTCGCGGGCGCGCAGGGTACGCACGGCCGGGTGGGTGAGGTGGCGGCCGTGGCGCAAGCCGGGCAGGAGCCGCAGCAAGTCGGCGCGGGTGGCGCGGCCGACGAGCGTGACGTCGAAGAGCCCGTCGGCCGGGTCGGCGTGCGGGCAGATCTTCATGCCGGCGCCGTAGAAGGGAGTGTTGCCGATCGCGACGAGGGTGGCGTCGGTGTGGAGGCGTTCGCGGTCGGTGGTGATCGTGACGGGGCGCGCCCGGAACGCGGCCAGTTCGGCGAGGACGGCGACGTCGTAGCGGTGCGGGCCGGGCGGCCAGCGCAGGCGCCCGGCGCGGTCGTTGACGGCGGCGTCGAAGCCGGTGCACAGCACGGTGGCGAACCAGGTTCCGTTCACGAAACCCAGGTCGACGGGGCGGTGGTGGCGTTCGCGCAGCGCGGTGACCACGGCGTCGGCCGCGGCCAGCGGGTCGAGTGGGACGCCGAGACCTCGGGCCAGGTCGTTGCCGGTGCCCGCCGGGATGAGGCCGAGCGGGGTGCTGGTGGCCGCGCAGAACTGGACGGCGTGGTGCACGGCGCCGTCGCCGCCCAGCACCACCAGCGCGTCCAGGTCGCCGGGCAGCGCGTCCGGGTCGCCGGGCAGCGCGTCCGGGTCGGCGGTGCCGAGCAGATACAGACGGTCCACCCCGGCACGCAGCCGCGCGGCCACGGTGCCGGCGATCCTGGCCGCCGCACCGCGACCGGTGTCGGGGTGGACGGCCAGCGCCGCGCGTACGCCCATCGAGCGGCCTAGGTCACGTCCTCGGTTTTGGGCTTGGACGGACCGTCGTCGATGCTGCTGGGCGTGTAGTCGAACGGCGCGGCCTCGTCGTCGGCCAGATCGTCCCAGCCCTCGTCCCGGCGGGTGCGGTCCTTGCGCTTGTCGTGCACGCGGGCGATCTGGATCGCCAGCTCGCACAGCAGGGTGAGGGCACCGGCCAGCGCCAGCATCGAGAACGGGTCCGAGCCGGGCGTGGCGAACGCGGCGAACACGAACAACGCCATCACCAGACCGCGGCGCCACTTCTTGAGCTGCTGGTACTTGACCACGCCGACGAAGTTGAGCATGACCACCAGCAGCGGCAGCTCGAAGCTGACCCCGAAGATGATCAGCAGCGACAGCACGAACGAGATGTACTTGTCACCGGTGAGGCCGGTGATGAAGAAGTCGTCGCCGAAGCCGGTGAGCAGCTGCAGGGCGTGCGGGATGAGCAGGTAGGCGATCACCGCGCCGCCGGCGAACAGCACGCTCGCGAAGCCGACGAAGGTGAGCGCGTACTTGCGCTCCTTGGAGTACAGGCCGGGCGCGATGAACGCCCACAACTGGTACAGCCACAGCGGTGAGGTCAGCACCGCGCCACCGGCCAAGCCGACCTTCAGCTGGATCATGAAGGCCTCGAACGGCACGGTCTGCAACAGGTAGCAGCCCTGTCCATTACCACTGCCCAGCCGTCGTTCCGGCGGGATGGCGCAGTACGGATCGTTGATGATCGACCCGAGCGAGGGCACCGGCCCGAGCCTGGTCTGGAACCAGATGAACCCGAAGATCCCGCCGGCGAGCACGGCGAGCAGGGCCCAGCCGAGCCGCCGCCGGAACTCGTAGATGTGCTCGATGAGCGTCATCGTGCCGTCGGGGTTCAGCCGGCGGCTTCGCTTGCGCCGTTTCGCCCGGCGGCCGGTGGGGGCGGAGTCCGCCACGACAGGCTCCGTCCTTGTCTCAGCTGGCGTGCTTGTGCGCCTGGTCGGACTGACCCTGCTGCTTCTTCAGCTCGTCCAGCTGCTTCTGCAGCTGCGCGACCTGGTCGTCGGCGGTCTCGACCTTGACCTCGGAGGCCGTGATCTGCTTCGACTCGGGCTCGGCGGCCTTGTCCTTGTCCCCGTCGCGAAGGTCGTTGGTCTCGGCCTTGAAGATCTTCATGGACTTGCCGATGGAGCGCGCGGCGTCGGGCAGGCGCTTCGCGCCGAACAGCAGGACCACGACGAGCACCAGAATGATCAAGTGCCACGGCTGCAACCCGTTCAGCATCAGTGGCCTCCTTCCTTGCTTGTGACCAATGCTACTTGCTCGGGGGCGGGACGCCGCCGTCGATCGATCGCGACGCGCAGACCGGCCGACCGGGCCTTCACCAGCCCGGCGCGGTCGGACACGCTCGCCGTCACCATGCTCGACTCCCGTTTGAACCGGCGCAAGACCCCGAATGTCCGGATGAGGACAACAATGAGAGCGAGCAGGCCCGCGGCGGCGAGCACGATGCTCGGCAGGTACGACACGCGTTCACCCTACTGGCCCAAGGTGACCGGCAGGTGACGCGCCCTTTCCAGCGCGGCGGCGGCCCGGCTGCGAACGGCCTCCGCGAGTCCGGGTGGGTTCTCCACCCGCGCGTCGCCACCGAGGCCCATCACCAGCCGCACCATCCACGACTCGTCGCCGTAGCGCATCCGCACCCGCAGCCGGCCGCCATCGAGTTCGTCCAGCTCCTGGCACGGGTAGTACTCGGCGACCCAGCGCGCGTCCGGTTCGAGCACCAGCTCGGCCTCCGCCTGGCCGGGACGGGCCCGGAACACGCCATCGGAGATGTCGGTGGGCCGGGCCGCGGGCGGCGGCGCAGCCGGTTCGCCGAGGACTTCGACCTCGTCGATGCGGTCCAGCCGGAACAGCCGCACCCCCTCGGCGCGGCGGCACCACGCCTCCAGATAGCCCACCGCCTGCACGATCAGCAGCCGCATCGGGTCGACGGTGCGCTCGGTGATCTGGTCGCGGGAGGCGGTGTAGTAGCGGATCCGCAGCGCCCGCCCGGCCCGCAGCGCGTTCTGCACGACACGGCGGGTGGCGGCGGTGCGCTCGCCCTCGCGCACGGCCAGCCCGACGACCACGCCGGAGGGCTGGGCCTGGCCCGCGGCGGCCTCGATCTTGGCGATGGCGCGGTGGACCGCCTCGGTGTCGACCACCCCCGGCGTCTCGGCCACCGCGCGCAGCGCCACCAGCAGCGCCGTCGCCTCACCACCGGTGAGCCGCAGCGGCCGGTTCATGCCCGCGTCGAAGGTGACCGTGACGGTGTCACCCTCGAAGGACAGGTCGATCAGGTCACCGGGGCCGTAGCCGGGCAGCCCGCACATCCACAGCAGTTCCAGGTCCCGGCGCAGCTGACGGGCGGTGACGCCGAAGTCACGCGCGGCGTCCTCGATGCGGACGCCGGGGCGGGCCAGCAGGTAGGGCACGAGCGCGAGCAGGCGCGGCATGCGGCCGGTGGCGGCGCTCATCGGCGCACCTCGTGATGCAGGACCGACTCCAGCCGCCCGCGCACGGCCTTGGCCAGCACGTCCGGTTCCAGCACCAGCACGTCCGGCCCGTGCCCGGCGATCCAGTCGGCGGCGCTCTCCGGGAAGTGCAGATCGATCTCGGCCAGATCACCCGCCACGCCGTCGACCGTCATCCGCCCGGTCAGCCGGGCCCGGCGGCGCACCCCGGCCGCGCGCTGGTCGGCGATCCACAGCTTCGCCGTCGTGGGCGGGGCCGGATCCGGATCGCCGGTGCCGGCGATCAGCTCCAGCAGGTTGACGTTGTCCGGCCGCTCCACCTCGCCCGGCGGGCCCGCCGGGCCCACGTCGCCGACGATGCGCGACAGCCGGAAACACCGCGGCGCGCCGCGGTCGCGATCGTGGCCCACCACGTACCAGCGGGCGCGCCAGGACACCACCCCCCACGGTTCGAGCGTGCGGGTCAGCCGCTCCGCCGATCCGGAGCGGCGGTAGGAGAACCGCACCGCCTGGCGGGCCTGCACGGCGGCGACCAGCGGGGTGAACGCCGGCTCGGCGCGGACGCGGGACTCCACGACCGGCGGTTCGCCATGGTCGACCTCGACCCCGGCGGCCCGCAGCTTGACCAGCGCGCCCTGGGCCTGGCCGGTCATCTCCGGCGAGTCCCACAACCGGACGGCGAGCCCGACGGCGGCGGCCTCGTCCGGGGCCAGCTCGATCTCGCCGAGCTCGTAGTCGCGGCGCGCGATGCGGTAGCCCTCGGCGGGGTCGAAGGCCGAGTTGCGGCCGGTCTCCAGCGGGATGCCCAGCTCACGCAGCTCGGTCTTGTCCCGCTCGAACATGCGGGAGAACGCGTCGTCGCTGGCCGCGTCGGTGTATCCGGGCACGATTCCGCGGATCCGGTCGGCGGTCAGGTACTGCCGGGTCGACAGGAGAGCGAGCACCAGATTGACCAGGCGTTCGGCGCGGGCGGTGGACACCAGGACACAGTAGCTCGCACTGGTGATCGAATTCCCGAGGACCGGCCCCGGCGCGTCCGGTTCTTCACGAGATACCCAGTCGCGGCGTGGCGGGAAGCGGGGCTTCCGGCGGGGGACGCTATCCGCCGCGGGCGACGCGCCGCAACCTCGCCCGGGCCGGACCGGGCAGCGCGGGCCCGCCCATCCCCTCGGACAGGATTTCCACCGTGCGCTCCAGCGCGAGGTCGCGCGCCTCGTCCGGCAGGGTGGACAGCGGGCCGTCGAGGTGGAGCATCGCCAGCCCGTGCACCGCGGCCCATGCGGTGAACTCGGCCATCGGCCGGCGCCCCTCGGACAGGTACCCGGCGTCGACGAGGTCGTCGACCGCGCCGATCAGGGTGCGAAACGCGCTGGACTCCTCGATGTCGGCCATCGGCGGCAGGGGCCCGGTCCGGCCGGTGAAGGCGGTGCGGAACAGGCCCGGTTCGGCGAGGGCGAACGTGAAGTATCCGCGCCCGATGGCGGCCAGGCGGCACAACGCGCGTTCGACCGGGTCCTCGGCCGGCTCCAGCCGGTCCAGGGCGGCTTTCATCGACGCGCTCAGCAGGTCCACGGCGTGCTGCCGGGCCGCCTCCAGCAGCTCCTCGTGCCCGGCGAAGTGCCGGTAGGCCGCGGTCGGTGTCACCCCGGCGGCGCGGGCGGCGGCGCGGATGGTCACCGACGAGGGCCCGCCCGCCTGCGCGAGTTCCGCGGCGGCGCGGATCAGGGCGTTGCGGAGGTCGCCGTGGTGGTAGGTGGTTCGAACAGGCGCCGAGGAGCTCACAGGGTGATGTTGACGACCGTACACATCGGTGGCAAGGTGACGGCCGCCTCCGAAGGCGCGGTTCGAGGACCTGTTCTCCACCCTTCGCCGACTCGCCTGGCCGGATGGGTGATCTGGCGCTTGTCGATCACGCTCAACGCTACCGGCGCTCGTAGGGGATCCGCTCCCCCGCCTCGACCGGGAACGGCAACCGGTTCTCCGGTGGGGGCAGCGGGCACGTCGCCAGGTCGATGAACGCGCACGGCAGGTTCACCGCCCGGTTGAAGTCCAGCTCCACCTCGCCCCGCGCGTCCGGCGCGGCGACCGACAGGCTGCGGTTCGCCGCGTAGGTCGTCACACCCGACGTCGCGTCGGTGAACAGCACCGAGAACGCCGCTCCGCCCTTGCCGTTGAACGCGGTCAGCGCGAACTCCCCGCCACCGTGGGCGAACCGCAACACGCCGGGCGAGGAGTACACATGGGACAGTCCTTCCACGACCGCCCCGACGGTCACCGCCCGCGGCTCGCCGAACGGCTCGAACCGGCCGGACAGCACCCACCCCGGATCCGGCTCGAAGGCAGGCACCCCCCGGAAGGCCCGCCGCACCGGCGCCGCCGGATCCCGCAACCGCAGCAGGTACCCGCCCCGGCGCGCGACCTCCACGACCCGCTCACCGGCCTGCACCATCTCGCCCGGCCCGCTGTTCACCAGTTCGAACCGGTGCGTGCCGGACACCTCGAACTCCTCGCCCGGCCCCACCGACACGACCGCCGCGCCACCCTCCTCGTGCCAGGTGCCCGGAATGCCGTCGAAGCGCCGCGGCTCCGCCGTCAGCCAGTGCCGCGCCGTGATGCTCAACCAGCCGTGCGGCTCCGCGAGCACCTCTTCACGCATCGCGCGCCACGCACGCCAGTCCTCCGCGAACGTCATAGCGAACTGATCAGCCGTTCCACGCGCTCGTCCACCGCGCGGAAGGGGTCCTTGCACAGCACGGTCCGCTGCGCCTGATCGTTCAGCTTGAGGTGCACCCAGTCGACCGTGAAGTCGCGCCCGGCGGCCTGCGCGGCGGCGATGAAGTCGCCCCGCAGCTTCGCCCGCGTCGTCTGCGGCGGGGTGTCCTTGGCCACCTCGATCTCGCCGTCGTCGGTGATCCGCCGCACCAGCCCCTTGCGCTGCAACAGGTCGAACAGACCCCGCCCGCGCCGGATGTCGTGGTAGGCCAGGTCCAGCTGCGCCACCCGCGGGCTGGACAGGTCCAGATTGTGCTTGGCCCGGTACTTCTCCACCAGCCGGTGCTTGATCGCCCAGTCGATCTCGGTGTCGATCATGCTGAAGTCCTGCTGCTCCACCGCGTCCAGCGCCCGGCCCCACAGCTCCACCACCCGCTGCGCCGTCGGGCCCGAGTCGTTGGCCTGCACGTGCTGCACCGCGCGGCTGTAGTACTCGCGCTGGATGTCCAGCGCCGACGCCTCCCGGCCGCCCGCCAGCCGCACCGGGCGCCGCCCGGTCAGGTCGTGGCTGATCTCCCGGATCGCCCGGATCGGGTTGTCCAGCGTGAAGTCCCGGAACTGCACGCCCTGCTCGATCATCTCCAGCACCAGGTTCGCCGTGCCGATCTTGAGCAGCGTCGTCGGCTCGGCCATGTTCGAATCGCCCACGATCACGTGCAGCCTGCGGTACCGCTCCGCGTCCGCGTGCGGCTCGTCGCGCGTGTTGATGATCGGCCGCGACCGCGTGGTCGCGCTGGACACGCCCTCCCAGATGTGCTCGGCCCGCTGCGACAGGCAGTACACCGCACCCCGCGGCGTCTGCAGCACCTTGCCCGCACCGCAGATCAGCTGACGGGTGACCAGGAACGGCAGCAGCACGTCCGCGATCCGCGAGAACTCACCCGCACGAGTCACCAGGTAGTTCTCGTGACACCCGTAGGAGTTGCCCGCCGAGTCGGTGTTGTTCTTGAACAGAAAGATGTCGCCACCGATGCCCTCGTCCGCCAGCCGCCGCTCCGCGTCGACCAGCAGATCCTCGAGGATCCGCTCACCGGCCTTGTCGTGCGTCACGAGCTGCACCAGGTCGTCACACTCCGCCGTCGCGTACTCGGGGTGCGAACCCACGTCCAGGTAGAGCCGGGAGCCGTTGGACAGGAAGACGTTGGACGAGCGCCCCCACGACACGACCCGCCGGAACAGGTACCGCGCCACCTCATCGGGCGAGAGCCGGCGCTGCCCGTGGAACGTGCAGGTGACGCCGAACTCGGTCTCGATGCCAAAAATCCGCCGCTGCATCTCTCAATGCTAGGCGCTTTCGGTCCCGTCGCGGTGCGCCGTTCGGGCGGCGACACGCCGCGCCGTTGACGCACCCGCACCCGCTCCCACCTCCGCGAGCCCCGTCACCTGGGGTTTCCCACTCTGTGGTGCGGGCCACCCGATAGAGTGTGAACAGGACTTTCGCGAGGGGAACCCGAACCGTGACCGGCCACGCTCTGCAAGCCGACTGCAGCAACTGCTTCGGCCTGTGCTGCGTCGCCCTGCCTTTCACCGCCTCCGCCGACTTCGCCACCGACAAGGACGCCGGCACCCCCTGCACCAACCTCCTCGACGACTTCCGCTGCGGCATCCACACCCAGCTGCGCGACAAGGGCTTCGCGGGCTGCACGGTCTACGACTGCTTCGGCGCCGGGCAACGGCTCTCCCAGCACACCTTCGGCGGTCACGACTGGCGCCGGGCACCGGAGACCGCCCAGCCCATGTTCGCCGCCTTCCCGGTGCTGCGCCAGCTGCACGAACTCCTCTTCCACCTCACCGCGGCCCTCGCCCTGCCCGCCGCCCGGCCCGTGCACGACGAACTCCGCCAGGCGCGCGACGAAACCGACCACCTCGCCGAGGGCGATCCCGCCACCCTCGCCGCACTCGACGTGCACCCCCACCGCGACCAGGTCAGCGCCCTCCTGCTGCGCGCCAGCGAACTCGTCCGCGGCCCACGTGGCAAGAACCGCCACGGAGCCGACCTCATCGGCAAGAAGCTGCGCCGCGCGGACCTGAGGGCCGCGAACCTGCGCGGCGCCTACCTCATCGGAGCCGACCTCACCGGCGCCGACCTGCGCACCGCGGACCTGATCGGAGCCGACCTCCGCGGCGCGAACCTCACCGGAGCCGACCTCACCGGCGCCCTGTTCCTCACCCAGTCCCAGCTCAACGCCGCCCGCGGCTCCGCCACCACCCGCGTCCCCGCCGGACTCACCCACCCGGCCCACTGGCGCGCCTGAACCCGGACACGCGAAAGGGCCCCCGGAATTCCCAGTCCGAGGGCCCTCACGAACACCGATCAGCTGGCCGGCGGCGTTTCGTCCTCGTCGGCCTTCTCCGCCGGCTCCTCGCCCGACTCGGCGGCGCTCTCGACCTCCGGCAGCAACGCATCCAGCGCCGCACCCTCGATCCGCCGGAACTTGCGGCCAGGACGCTCCCGGTCCAGCACCGCCACCTCCAGCTTCAACGGCGCGCTGTCCCCATTGTTGCTGACCGCCCGCAACGCCTCCAGCGCCACCTGCAACGCCGCTCGTAGCTCCAGGCCGTCCTCGTAGGTCTCCTTCAGCTTGTTCGCCACCGGCTCCGTCTGCCCACCGGTCACCACGTACCGCGGCTCGTCGAAGATCGACCCGTCGTAGGTCAGCCGGAACAACTGGTCCTCCTCCGGCGCCGACCCGACCTCCGCGACACACAGCTCCACCTCGTACGGCTTGAGCTGCTCGGTGAAGATGCTGCCCAGCGTCGCCGCATACGCGTTGGCCAGCGCACGCGCCGTCACATCCCGGCGGTCGTACTGGTAACCCTTCAGATCCGCGTGCCGGATACCCGCGACCCGCAGGTTCTCGTACTCGCTGTACCGGCCGACCGCGGCGAACCCGATCCGGTCATAGATCTCCGAAATCTTGTGCAACGTGGTCGACGGGTTCTCGGCCACGAACAGCACACCACTGCGGTACTTCAACACGACCACACTGCGGCCGCGCGCGATGCCCTTGCGGGCGAGCTCCGAGCGCTCGCGCATCAACTGCTCGGGAGAGGCGTACAGCGGCATCGTCACGGTGGCGCTCCAAGAATGATCGGGGGAAGGGAACTGCGGCTACAGGGACGGCCCGGACGTCACGTCCGGCCGCGGGTGGCCTGCTCGGCCCGGCCCGCGACGACCGCCTCCGCCACCGCCGCGGCCTGCTCGTCCGGCAGCCGCACCGCACCACGCTCGGCGGTGATCGTCACCATCGTCGGAAAGATCCGGCGCACCAGGTCCGGCCCACCGGTCGCACTGTCGTCATCGGCCGCGTCGTACAGCGACTCGACCGCCGTGCGCACCGCGCTCTCCTCGTCCGCCTCCGGGTCGTACAGCTTCTTCAGCGACGACTTCGCGAACAACGACCCCGACCCGATCGCGTGGTAACCCGAGCGCTCCTCGTACCGGCCACCGGTCACGTCGTAGGACACGATCCGCCCGGCGCGCTTCGGATCGTCGGACTCGATGTCGTAACCGACGAACAGCGGCAACGCCGCCAGACCCGCCATCGCCACGTCCAGGTTGCCCTTCACCATCGTGGCGAGCTTGTTCGTCTTGCCGTCCAGCGACAGCGGAACGCCCTCGATCTTCTCGTAGTGCGCCAGCTCGACCGCGTACAACCGCACCAGCTCCAGCGCGATACCGGCGCTGCCCGCGATCCCCACCGCCGAATAACCGTCGGCGACATGGACCTTCTCCATGTCCCGCGACGCGATCAGGTTGCCCGACGTCGCCCGCCGGTCACCGGCGATCAGCACACCACCGGCGAACGACACGGCCACGATCGTCGTGCCGTGCGGCGCGTCCAGCTCGGACGCGCCCGAGTTCGGCAGCTGACGGCGGCCCGGCAGCAGATCAGGCGCCTGCACGCGCAGGAACTCGGCGAACGACGACGTCGTGCTCGAGAAGAAGGCAGCGGGCAACGCGGAGCCCGTGGGGCCCGAGGTGTGTTCCATACGTGCTCGTGGTTCCCATCGACGAAGTGTGGCGCTCCCACGGAACCCGCGGGAGCACGACAACCGGCACTACAAGCTACTCGGTGCGACCACCCTAGTGGCCGCGGGTGAGCGGACTACTCGCCGCCCTTTTGCACGTAGGCACGCACGAAGTCCTCGGCGTTCTCCTCGAGCACGTCGTCGATCTCGTCCAGGATCGTGTCGACGTCCTCGCCCAGCTTCTCGCGGCGTTCCTGGCCGGCCGGGGCACCACCCTCGACCTCGTCGTCGGAGCCGCCGCCACCGTGCTTCTCGATCTTCTCCTGAGCCATCTCGCCTCCCGGTGAGTCCTGTCCCTAGCCTACCCAGAGACCCCGACAATCGGTGGTTTTCCTGCTCCGGTCAGTCCGAACCCGTCAACGCCTCGACAAGTTCCTCCGCCGTCGACGACTCGTCCAGCAACCGCCCGACGTGCGCCTTCGTGCCCCGCAACGGCTCCAGCGTCGGGATCCGGACCAGCGACTCCTTGCCCACATCGAAAATCACCGAATCCCACGAAGCGGCCGCGATCGACGTCGCGTACTTCTCCAGCGCCCGCCCTCGGAAGTAGGCCCGTGTGTCCTCCGGCGGGCTCGTGATCGCCGCCTGGACCTCCTCCTCGCCGACCATCCGCTTCATCGAACCCCGCGCCACCAGCCGGTTGTACAGGCCCTTGCCGAGCCGGACGTCCGAATACTGCAGGTCCACCAGGTGCAACCGCGACGCCGCCCAGCCCAGGTTGTCCCGCTGCCGGTACCCCTCCAGCAACCGCAACTTCGCAGGCCAGTCCAGCCGGTCCGCGCACTCCGCCGGGTCACGCGCCAGCGCGTCCAGGATCTCGCCCCAGACCCGCAGCACCTCCTTCGACGCCGCGTCCCCGCCCGTGCGCTCCAGGTGCGCCGCCGCCAGCTCGTGGTAGGCGAACTGCAGGTCCAGCCCCGTGTACTTGCGCCCGTTGGCCAGCGGGACCTTCACCTTCAACGTCGGATCGTGGCTGATCTGGTGCACCGCGCGCACCGGCTCGTCCAGCTTCAGATCGTCGAACCGCTGCCCGGCCTCGATCATGTCCAGCACCAGCGCCGTCGTGCCCAGTTTCAGGTACGTCGAGTACTCGGCCATGTTCGCGTCACCGATGATGACGTGCAGCCGCCGGTACTTGTCCGCATCCGCGTGCGGCTCGTCGCGGGTGTTGATGATCCCCCGCTTCAACGTCGTCTCCAGGCCCACCTCGACCTCGATGTAGTCCGAGCGCTGGGACAGCTGGAAACCGGCCTCCTCGCCCTGCGGGCCGATGCCCACCCGGCCGGACCCGGTCATCACCTGGCGGGAGGCGAAGAACGGTGTCAGGCCGGCGATGACCGAGGTGAACGGCGTCGACCGCGACATCAGGTAGTTCTCGTGCGTGCCGTAGCTGGCGCCCTTGCCGTCCACGTTGTTCTTGTACAGCTGCAGCGCAGGCTGCCCGGGCACGGTGGCCGCCCGCAGAGCGGCCTCCTCCATCACCCGCTCGCCCGCCTTGTCCCAGATGACCCCGTCCCGCGGGTTCGTCACCTCCGGCGCCGAGTACTCCGGGTGCGCGTGGTCGACGTAGAGCCGGGCGCCGTTGGTCAGGATGACGTTGGCCGCGCCGAGGTCCTCCACGTCCGGGTCGTGCCCGGGCCCGCCGGGACCGGCCAGGTCGAAGCCCCGGGCGTCCCGCAGCGGCGACTCGACCTCGTAGTCCCACCGCGCGCGGCGCGCCCGCGGGATGTCGGCCGCCGCCGCGTAGGCCAGCACGACCTGCGTCGACGTCAGTACCGGGTTCGCCGTCGCGTCACCCGGCACGGCGATGCCGTACTCGACTTCGGTTCCCATGATCCGCCGCATGTCCCAAGCCTACGGGGCGGGCGCGGCAACGGTGAGTGGGCCACTGGTTGCGACCAGGTAAAGCAGCGGTTCTGGAATGCTGGCCCGAATGGTGAGCAGTGCCGGGGAAATGATCGCCCATTACGACGCGTCGGGAGCCGTCGTGGGCAGGGTCCGCCGCGCCGACATGCGCGAGCAGGGGCTCTGGCACGCCGCGACGCTCGTCCTGGTGCTTTCCGGCGACGGTTCCCACGCCTACGTGCACCGCCGCTCACCGGACAAGGACGTCTACCCCGGCCTGCACGACTGCTGGGCGGGCGGCGTGGTCGCCGCGGACGAGACCCCGCCCGAGGGCGCCGTACGCGAGCTGGCGGAAGAACTCGGGGTGCGCGGCGTGCCGCTGCGGCCGCTGTTCACCTTCACCTTCGAGCAACCACCTGTGCGCTGCCACTACTTCGCCTACGAGACCCGCTGGGACGGCCCGGTCGTGCACCAGCCGGAGGAAATCACCTCGGGCCGGTGGATGTCCCTGGACGAGCTGCGCGCCTGGGCTCAGGACCCGGAAAGCCCTTTCGTTCCCGACGGCAGGCACGCGATCCGGGAGTGGTTTCACCGCATCGGGTGAGCGGGGAAGCCCTTTCCGGCCGGGATCAGCTCTGCGGCAGCTTGTCCGCGGCCAGCTCCGCCAGCCCCTTCACCGCATCCGCGGCCCGCGACGCCGTGCTCGCGGTGACCTGCAGGCCGGACAACACATGCCCGCCCGCGAGCAACAACGTGCACGTCGTGTCGTCGCACCAGGCACGCGCGGCCTCGGCCCCATCCGGACGCGGCACCGACAACGTCTGACCCCCGCAATCCACCGAGGCCAGCACGTCGGCGGCGGTACGGTCGAGATAGCCGGTGACCTGCTGCGTCAGCGACGAACCGCTGTTGTAGAGCCAGGTCGATCCGCGCGGGTCGCCCGCGGGCACCGCGTCGAAGCAGGACCCGTTGGCGGCGCGGGCGGCGGCCTCGCGCACCCCCTCGTTCACCAGGTCCGACTTGGTGAGCACGGCGGCTTCCACGGCCTCGGCGACGTGGTCGACCGGGGCGTTCGCGGCCGCCTGCTCGACCGGGACATCCGAAGATGGCGCAGACGGCGCGGAAGTCGGCGTTCCCGTGCCCCCGGACGTGTCGTAGTAGGTCTCGAGATCGTTGGGGCGATCCGCGCAGCCGGTCAGCCCGGTCAGCACGACCGCGGCCAGGACCACCATCCCTCCATGACGCACGGTGTCGTTCCCTTCAGTCTGCGTGTCGGGCGCTGAGGTTAGTGCAAGCCCTCACTGCCACTGCAGCGAGGATCTCCTTGCCCAGTACCGTTCCGGCGGTTCGGCCAGCGAGGCGAGCGCCGCGACCTCACCGCGCGGCACGTCGACGGTGGCCGCGGCGAGGTTCGCCGTCAGCTGGTGCGTACTCGACGGGCCGACGAGCACGGTGTCCGCCCACGGCTGGGCCAGCACGGCCGCGACGGCGATGGCGTCCGCGCCGACCCCGCAGCGTTGCGCCAACCGGGTGAT
This is a stretch of genomic DNA from Amycolatopsis endophytica. It encodes these proteins:
- the dop gene encoding depupylase/deamidase Dop → MRRIMGTEVEYGIAVPGDATANPVLTSTQVVLAYAAAADIPRARRARWDYEVESPLRDARGFDLAGPGGPGHDPDVEDLGAANVILTNGARLYVDHAHPEYSAPEVTNPRDGVIWDKAGERVMEEAALRAATVPGQPALQLYKNNVDGKGASYGTHENYLMSRSTPFTSVIAGLTPFFASRQVMTGSGRVGIGPQGEEAGFQLSQRSDYIEVEVGLETTLKRGIINTRDEPHADADKYRRLHVIIGDANMAEYSTYLKLGTTALVLDMIEAGQRFDDLKLDEPVRAVHQISHDPTLKVKVPLANGRKYTGLDLQFAYHELAAAHLERTGGDAASKEVLRVWGEILDALARDPAECADRLDWPAKLRLLEGYRQRDNLGWAASRLHLVDLQYSDVRLGKGLYNRLVARGSMKRMVGEEEVQAAITSPPEDTRAYFRGRALEKYATSIAAASWDSVIFDVGKESLVRIPTLEPLRGTKAHVGRLLDESSTAEELVEALTGSD
- a CDS encoding NUDIX hydrolase, with the protein product MVSSAGEMIAHYDASGAVVGRVRRADMREQGLWHAATLVLVLSGDGSHAYVHRRSPDKDVYPGLHDCWAGGVVAADETPPEGAVRELAEELGVRGVPLRPLFTFTFEQPPVRCHYFAYETRWDGPVVHQPEEITSGRWMSLDELRAWAQDPESPFVPDGRHAIREWFHRIG